One window from the genome of Pseudobdellovibrionaceae bacterium encodes:
- the dnaG gene encoding DNA primase: MQEKRGLFFDQDFIDKVMQSSDIVELIGQYTRLQNKGRSFMGTCPFPSHNEKTPSFSVSDDKQLYHCFGCGKSGNIFTFLKEYNGLSFPEAVEYLAKRAGLPLPERSVAAKQNKNSNQIDLKKLNEICRDQYRKALSDLPEGHPAKVYLANRGLTVDLIELFHIGFAPDSWDFISAELKKKNYSFKQLSELGLFKSKDGQSYYDVFRNRIIFPILSPTGDVLGFGGRVLDDSKPKYLNSPETSVFKKSKTFYGLYETAKEIRAQDYAIVVEGYTDLIALYKFGFKNVVATLGTALTEEHAHLIKRYTKNVIVLFDGDSAGINASEKAMRHLLKEGLLVKGIYLPENNDPDSFLQKHGAEGLNLQIQKAKDLYILYLDRTIKKYGTAQVSDKMNIAGEVAPVLGEVGLGSLRELYVQETAFRLDVEESWLLKVVAEHNQRQSALQARYSSHETARPQAEGLMPNEKNADKEAESDVFLAQIETIKLKNVSVLERDLINIMLMDENCLQLALSQITPQMLQGLEVLPIFEKISSLYGQKPTDFGNLTAVLMSFVEPKSFLAWHLKKPLSELTSEQRTRMVNDCIAKLKTTRERAKMQQTLKSIGSNPSPEELEQIVNMKKRQWDLKGPK; this comes from the coding sequence TTGCAAGAAAAAAGAGGCCTGTTTTTTGATCAGGACTTTATTGATAAGGTCATGCAAAGCTCTGACATCGTAGAGCTCATAGGTCAGTACACTCGCTTGCAAAATAAGGGCAGAAGTTTTATGGGAACTTGCCCTTTTCCCTCTCATAATGAGAAGACCCCTAGTTTTTCCGTCTCAGACGATAAGCAGCTTTATCACTGTTTTGGTTGTGGAAAATCAGGAAACATTTTTACTTTTTTAAAAGAGTATAATGGACTCAGCTTTCCTGAGGCTGTGGAATACTTGGCAAAGCGTGCGGGGTTGCCATTGCCAGAGCGATCTGTAGCTGCCAAGCAAAATAAAAACAGCAACCAGATCGACTTAAAAAAACTTAATGAAATATGTCGTGATCAATATCGCAAGGCTTTAAGTGATTTACCCGAAGGTCATCCTGCTAAAGTGTATTTAGCCAATCGGGGTTTAACTGTGGACCTGATTGAACTCTTCCACATTGGGTTTGCGCCTGACTCCTGGGATTTTATCAGTGCAGAGCTTAAGAAAAAAAACTACAGCTTTAAGCAGCTGTCAGAACTAGGACTCTTTAAATCCAAAGACGGCCAAAGTTATTATGATGTCTTTAGAAATCGGATCATATTTCCCATTCTATCCCCCACAGGGGACGTGCTGGGATTTGGTGGACGAGTTTTAGATGACTCCAAACCCAAGTATTTAAATAGCCCCGAAACCTCTGTGTTTAAAAAAAGCAAAACCTTTTATGGTCTATACGAAACAGCCAAAGAGATTCGTGCTCAAGATTATGCCATTGTGGTTGAGGGTTACACGGACTTGATCGCACTTTATAAATTCGGTTTTAAAAATGTGGTGGCCACCTTGGGTACGGCCTTAACAGAAGAGCACGCCCACCTGATCAAGCGTTACACTAAAAACGTCATTGTGCTTTTTGACGGCGACAGTGCGGGGATCAATGCTAGTGAAAAGGCCATGCGCCATCTTTTAAAAGAAGGACTTTTGGTAAAAGGGATTTATTTGCCAGAAAATAATGACCCAGATTCTTTTCTACAAAAACATGGAGCCGAAGGGCTTAACTTGCAGATCCAAAAAGCGAAAGACTTATATATTTTATATTTAGACCGAACGATTAAAAAATACGGAACGGCTCAGGTGTCAGATAAGATGAACATCGCAGGCGAAGTGGCCCCCGTTTTGGGTGAAGTAGGGCTGGGTAGCCTCAGAGAGCTATACGTTCAAGAGACTGCCTTTCGCTTAGACGTAGAGGAGTCTTGGCTCCTCAAAGTAGTTGCAGAGCATAATCAGCGACAAAGCGCATTGCAGGCTCGATATAGCTCCCATGAGACCGCAAGGCCTCAAGCCGAGGGTCTTATGCCCAACGAGAAAAACGCCGATAAAGAGGCTGAAAGTGACGTTTTTTTGGCTCAGATCGAAACTATTAAGCTTAAAAACGTCTCAGTTCTTGAGAGGGATTTGATTAACATCATGCTGATGGACGAAAACTGTCTACAGCTGGCCCTATCCCAAATCACACCCCAGATGCTTCAGGGCCTTGAGGTTCTTCCCATTTTTGAAAAAATCAGTAGTCTTTATGGACAAAAGCCTACAGATTTTGGTAACTTAACTGCGGTGCTGATGTCCTTTGTAGAGCCTAAAAGCTTTTTGGCGTGGCACCTGAAAAAACCCTTAAGTGAGCTGACTTCAGAGCAAAGGACAAGAATGGTAAATGATTGTATTGCGAAGCTAAAGACGACTCGTGAGCGAGCCAAAATGCAGCAAACACTAAAATCCATAGGCTCAAATCCGTCACCTGAAGAGTTGGAACAGATTGTGAATATGAAAAAAAGACAATGGGACTTAAAAGGTCCCAAATAG